In the Streptomyces sp. cg36 genome, one interval contains:
- a CDS encoding carbohydrate ABC transporter permease, which translates to MRKGVVDAEGRRVPGRQLVLRYALLLAVLALTVGPFVWQLSTSLKGPQEDIFSSPPRFLPEHPTFGNYTRVADTIPVWDYALNSLKVAAANVVTNCVGASLAGYALARLRFRGRRAATLAFILAMLVPVEGIIIAQFTTMRDLGLNNTLIAVLLPGCIGAMNVLLMRNAFLNLPYEIEEAAYVDGANAWQRYLRIALPAVKGTLAVVAIFAFMGAWDDFLWPLIVLSDPDRFTLTIGLNYLHGTFANDERLVAAGTVIAVAPLIVLFACLQRYFFRGVGEGAVKG; encoded by the coding sequence GTGCGCAAGGGCGTCGTCGACGCCGAGGGCCGCCGCGTCCCCGGCCGGCAGCTCGTCCTGCGCTACGCCCTGCTCCTCGCGGTCCTGGCGCTCACCGTGGGCCCGTTCGTCTGGCAGCTGTCCACCTCGCTCAAGGGGCCGCAGGAGGACATCTTCAGCTCCCCGCCCCGGTTCCTGCCCGAGCACCCCACCTTCGGCAACTACACGCGCGTGGCCGACACCATCCCGGTCTGGGACTACGCCCTGAACTCGCTGAAGGTCGCCGCCGCCAACGTGGTCACCAACTGCGTCGGCGCCTCGCTCGCCGGATACGCGCTGGCCAGGCTCCGCTTCCGGGGCCGGCGCGCGGCCACCCTCGCGTTCATCCTGGCCATGCTGGTCCCCGTCGAGGGCATCATCATCGCCCAGTTCACCACCATGCGGGACCTCGGCCTCAACAACACCCTGATCGCCGTCCTGCTGCCGGGCTGCATCGGCGCCATGAACGTCCTGCTGATGCGCAACGCCTTCCTCAACCTGCCGTACGAGATCGAGGAAGCCGCCTACGTGGACGGCGCCAACGCCTGGCAGCGCTATCTGCGGATCGCCCTGCCCGCCGTCAAGGGCACCCTCGCCGTCGTCGCGATCTTCGCGTTCATGGGCGCCTGGGACGACTTCCTGTGGCCGCTGATCGTCCTCAGCGACCCGGACCGCTTCACCCTCACCATCGGCCTCAACTACCTGCACGGCACGTTCGCCAACGACGAGCGGCTGGTCGCCGCCGGAACGGTGATCGCCGTGGCCCCGCTCATCGTGCTCTTCGCCTGCCTGCAGCGTTACTTCTTCCGCGGCGTCGGCGAGGGCGCCGTCAAGGGCTGA
- a CDS encoding glycosyl hydrolase: MPSAVRFGANYTPSHGWFHHWLDFDLDEVRADLDSIAALGLDHIRVFPVWPYFQPNRTLIRPRAVEQLVQLVDAAGERGLDVGVDGLQGHLSSFDFLPAWTQTWHRRSLFTDPQVVDGQAELLRTLAAALAERPNFLGMTLGNEFNQFAAGPHPDPDRITPAQADRWLGRLLAACEEGAPGLPHVHAGYDAAWYQDDQPFTPAQAARRGAMTSVHSWVFNGTAQAHGRTGTATEHHAAYLIELSKAWADDPGRPVWLQEVGAPAPLIPAEHAAAFTEATVAAALDCPDVWGVTWWCSHDVDRSLADFPELEYSLGLLTSGRRIKPAGAAVARLAEAWRGREHRPAPRTTALVVDVGDEEMAPRRSVCAPGGPVFEAFARLTADGVRPTTVLAGRAADKEHLALRGITEVVEPSAVSSGARTGG, translated from the coding sequence ATGCCTTCTGCCGTGCGCTTCGGCGCCAACTACACCCCCAGCCACGGCTGGTTCCACCACTGGCTCGACTTCGACCTGGACGAGGTGCGCGCCGACCTCGACTCCATCGCCGCGCTCGGCCTCGACCACATCCGGGTCTTCCCGGTGTGGCCGTACTTCCAGCCCAACCGCACCCTGATCCGCCCGCGCGCCGTGGAGCAGCTGGTCCAGCTCGTGGACGCGGCGGGCGAACGCGGCCTCGACGTCGGCGTCGACGGGCTCCAGGGCCATCTGTCCAGCTTCGACTTCCTGCCCGCCTGGACCCAGACCTGGCACCGCCGCAGCCTGTTCACCGACCCCCAGGTCGTCGACGGCCAGGCCGAACTGCTGCGCACCCTGGCCGCCGCGCTCGCCGAGCGGCCCAACTTCCTCGGGATGACGCTCGGCAACGAGTTCAACCAGTTCGCGGCCGGGCCGCACCCCGACCCCGACCGGATCACCCCCGCCCAGGCCGACCGCTGGCTGGGGCGGCTGCTCGCCGCGTGCGAGGAGGGCGCGCCCGGACTGCCCCATGTGCACGCCGGGTACGACGCCGCCTGGTACCAGGACGACCAGCCCTTCACCCCCGCGCAGGCCGCCCGGCGCGGCGCCATGACCAGCGTGCACTCCTGGGTGTTCAACGGCACGGCCCAGGCGCACGGACGCACGGGCACGGCCACCGAGCACCACGCCGCCTACCTCATCGAGCTGTCCAAGGCGTGGGCCGACGACCCCGGTCGGCCGGTGTGGCTCCAGGAGGTCGGCGCGCCCGCGCCGCTGATCCCCGCCGAGCACGCGGCGGCCTTCACCGAGGCGACCGTGGCGGCGGCGCTGGACTGCCCGGACGTGTGGGGCGTGACGTGGTGGTGCTCCCACGACGTCGACCGCTCGCTGGCCGACTTCCCCGAACTGGAGTACAGCCTCGGCCTGTTGACCAGCGGCCGGCGGATCAAACCGGCGGGCGCGGCGGTGGCCCGGCTCGCCGAGGCGTGGCGGGGGCGCGAGCACCGGCCCGCGCCCCGTACGACCGCGCTCGTCGTCGATGTCGGCGACGAGGAGATGGCGCCCCGGCGGTCGGTGTGCGCGCCCGGGGGACCCGTGTTCGAGGCGTTCGCACGCCTCACCGCGGACGGGGTCCGGCCCACGACCGTGCTGGCCGGCCGGGCGGCGGACAAGGAGCACCTGGCCCTGCGGGGGATCACCGAAGTGGTGGAACCGAGTGCGGTGAGCTCGGGCGCTCGGACGGGTGGGTGA
- a CDS encoding anti-sigma factor antagonist (This anti-anti-sigma factor, or anti-sigma factor antagonist, belongs to a family that includes characterized members SpoIIAA, RsbV, RsfA, and RsfB.), whose product MHSEEHIDDSRKLLPSPRHRAERPFLRVRAVRGVTVVELRGEIDIHAVQLLQPRLDVLTAQGLPGLAVDLRRITFLDCSGLALLVRTHRRVTGRGSPWGLVCEDPFTLRIIRITGLTGLLGPAPTLERALDGFSLAHRSATAAE is encoded by the coding sequence ATGCACTCGGAAGAACACATCGACGACTCGCGAAAACTCCTGCCCAGCCCGCGCCACCGCGCCGAGCGGCCCTTCCTCCGGGTCCGTGCCGTCCGGGGCGTGACCGTGGTCGAGCTGCGCGGCGAGATCGACATCCACGCCGTGCAGCTCCTCCAGCCCCGCCTCGACGTGCTGACCGCGCAGGGGCTGCCCGGTCTCGCCGTCGACCTGCGGCGCATCACGTTCCTGGACTGCTCGGGGCTCGCCCTGCTCGTACGTACCCATCGCCGGGTGACCGGGCGGGGCAGCCCGTGGGGGCTGGTCTGCGAGGACCCCTTCACGCTGCGGATCATCCGCATCACGGGCCTCACCGGCCTCCTGGGGCCCGCTCCCACCCTGGAGCGGGCCCTGGACGGGTTCAGCCTCGCGCACCGCTCCGCGACAGCCGCAGAGTGA
- a CDS encoding GNAT family N-acetyltransferase produces MSAPHPLDNPARTSLLGPHAHFAERFGRILRYPPEVTPWLALPDEPGPEDWAELAELAGPGGEVPLLGMSHLPPPGWELTFEADGVQLVDDGVAAAPFAEAVPLGAADVPEMLALVERTRPGPFLPRTVELGTYLGVRRDGVLVAMAGERLHPPGWTEISAVCTDDAFRGQGLATSLILAVAANIKDRGERPFLHTGARNTNAVRLYESLGFRLRRTTRFMSARVPADELASASTSVHSIE; encoded by the coding sequence ATGAGCGCACCGCACCCGCTGGACAACCCGGCGCGCACGTCGCTGCTCGGGCCGCACGCCCACTTCGCGGAGCGGTTCGGGCGCATCCTGCGCTATCCGCCCGAGGTGACGCCGTGGCTGGCGCTCCCGGACGAGCCGGGGCCCGAGGACTGGGCGGAGCTGGCGGAACTGGCCGGGCCCGGGGGCGAGGTGCCGCTGCTGGGCATGAGCCATCTGCCGCCGCCCGGCTGGGAGTTGACGTTCGAGGCGGACGGCGTCCAGCTGGTGGACGACGGGGTGGCCGCGGCGCCGTTCGCGGAGGCGGTGCCGCTGGGGGCCGCCGACGTGCCGGAGATGCTGGCGCTGGTGGAGCGGACCCGGCCGGGCCCGTTCCTGCCGCGCACCGTCGAACTGGGCACCTATCTGGGGGTGCGCCGGGACGGGGTGCTGGTGGCGATGGCGGGCGAGCGGCTGCACCCGCCCGGCTGGACCGAGATCAGCGCGGTCTGCACCGACGACGCGTTCCGCGGCCAGGGCCTCGCGACCAGTCTGATCCTGGCGGTCGCGGCGAACATCAAGGACCGCGGCGAGCGCCCCTTCCTGCACACGGGGGCGCGGAACACCAACGCGGTCCGGCTCTACGAGTCGCTGGGTTTCCGGCTGCGCCGGACCACCCGGTTCATGTCGGCCCGGGTCCCGGCGGACGAACTGGCAAGCGCCAGTACATCCGTTCACTCGATCGAGTGA
- a CDS encoding carbohydrate ABC transporter permease, whose amino-acid sequence MTSPTASRADASGATAPGAAAPAPDRGPGRRTRTVRRHLPTSPWLFAAPGLLIVGAFSLYPFVSTVLNSFTDRRTLVPGHYVGLANFRELWHDDMFWTGLRNSTLYVLGVVPALVVLPLLLALLVQRHIPGIAFFRAAFYTPVVASIVVVGLIWVWMLDDRGLINSVLEAVGVGKVGFLSDQWLLLGSAMAVTVWKGLGYYMIIYLAALANVPRELHEAAAVDGAGAVRRFFTVTVPAVRSTMVLVAALSSVSAFKVFSEVYLMAGPSGGPAGEDTTLVMLVQRTGTGLTGRVGYASAISVVVFVVTVALMLLVLRADRKEDA is encoded by the coding sequence ATGACCAGCCCCACCGCCTCCCGCGCCGACGCGTCCGGCGCCACCGCGCCGGGCGCCGCGGCCCCGGCCCCCGACCGCGGCCCCGGCCGCCGGACCCGTACCGTCCGGCGCCATCTGCCCACCAGCCCCTGGCTGTTCGCGGCACCCGGACTGCTGATCGTCGGTGCGTTCAGCCTCTACCCCTTCGTCAGCACCGTGCTGAACTCCTTCACCGACCGCCGCACCCTGGTGCCCGGCCACTACGTGGGCCTGGCCAACTTCCGCGAGCTGTGGCACGACGACATGTTCTGGACCGGGCTGCGCAACAGCACGCTGTACGTGCTCGGCGTGGTCCCCGCCCTGGTCGTACTGCCGCTGCTGCTCGCGCTGCTGGTGCAGCGGCACATCCCCGGCATCGCCTTCTTCCGGGCCGCGTTCTACACCCCGGTCGTCGCCTCCATCGTGGTGGTCGGGCTGATCTGGGTGTGGATGCTCGACGACCGGGGGCTGATCAACTCGGTACTGGAGGCGGTGGGCGTCGGCAAGGTCGGCTTCCTCAGCGACCAGTGGCTGCTGCTCGGCAGCGCGATGGCCGTCACGGTCTGGAAGGGCCTCGGCTACTACATGATCATTTACTTGGCGGCGCTGGCCAACGTGCCGCGCGAACTCCACGAGGCCGCCGCCGTGGACGGGGCCGGGGCGGTGCGCCGCTTCTTCACCGTCACCGTCCCCGCCGTCCGCTCCACCATGGTCCTGGTCGCCGCGCTCTCCTCGGTCTCGGCCTTCAAGGTGTTCTCCGAGGTCTATCTGATGGCGGGCCCCAGCGGCGGCCCGGCGGGCGAGGACACCACCTTGGTGATGCTCGTCCAGCGCACCGGCACCGGCCTCACCGGCCGGGTCGGCTACGCCTCGGCGATCTCCGTGGTCGTCTTCGTCGTCACCGTCGCGCTGATGCTGCTCGTACTGCGCGCCGACCGCAAGGAGGACGCGTGA
- a CDS encoding endo-beta-N-acetylglucosaminidase codes for MSPYSSRHSSRPSRRAVVLAGAAAGAGVVVAAGGARAASRGGPGARDLQPYASYWYPDSPPAGTPGPGITWRSLAAWRAEDDEDLAFNAATVPLAARFTPVPVNTTARSGRARIQSLVSFDHTAGNPSQGAATADYYALTHWAYLDELVFWGGSAGEGLILAPNAPVVDAAHRNGVPVLGTVFLPPTAWGGELRWTRDLVRRDALGRFPLAARLVEVATAYGFDGWFLNCETDGGDAALGAEVLAFVRALKARSAAAGLRLTWYDAMTVGGQVGWQGQLDEQNQDFFRSADSMFVDFRWTRPGLASSAERARRLGRGPYELWAGVDVEARGWNSPVDWDAIVPRDGDHVVSYGFYRPEWTRNQLPAGRTPGQFHAADDRFWTGGSLDPAQPDTDGWRAPATVVADRSTVDRLPFACSFNTGHGLRWYDGGRVTSPDEWNHLGLQDRLPGRRWVVRTEGRRPAVTLDFADAWRGGSSLLVDGDFDAPATVGLHATRLPLTRSTVVELTHRADAGTVTVELAVALREPARPGDPVPYTYLPAGTLRAGGAGWTTATLRTHQLSGTVHALGVRLTAQGRASWRLGALAVRDGARPVPSAPTAPRVTAAATGPGGTALRLAWRRAHGPVRHYELHRVLPDQSRRFLGGTCGNAFFVPAVKPEGAEPAARLEIRAVDEIYTASRPATVLHPW; via the coding sequence GTGAGTCCGTATTCCTCTCGTCATTCCTCTCGTCCCTCCCGGCGCGCCGTCGTCCTGGCGGGCGCGGCGGCCGGTGCCGGTGTCGTGGTGGCGGCCGGGGGTGCCCGGGCCGCCTCCCGGGGCGGGCCGGGGGCCCGTGACCTCCAGCCGTACGCCTCCTACTGGTATCCCGACTCCCCACCCGCCGGAACACCCGGGCCGGGGATCACCTGGCGCAGCCTGGCGGCATGGCGGGCCGAGGACGACGAGGACCTCGCCTTCAACGCCGCCACCGTGCCGCTGGCCGCCCGCTTCACACCCGTGCCGGTGAACACGACCGCGCGTTCGGGCCGGGCCCGCATCCAGTCGCTGGTCTCCTTCGACCACACCGCGGGCAACCCCTCCCAGGGCGCGGCCACCGCCGACTACTACGCCCTCACCCACTGGGCCTACCTCGACGAGCTGGTCTTCTGGGGCGGTTCGGCGGGGGAGGGGCTGATCCTGGCGCCCAACGCCCCCGTCGTGGACGCCGCCCACCGCAACGGCGTGCCGGTCCTCGGCACCGTCTTCCTGCCGCCCACGGCCTGGGGCGGCGAACTGCGCTGGACCCGCGACCTGGTGCGGCGCGACGCGCTCGGCCGCTTCCCGCTCGCCGCCCGACTCGTCGAGGTCGCCACCGCGTACGGCTTCGACGGATGGTTCCTCAACTGCGAGACCGACGGCGGCGACGCGGCGCTCGGCGCCGAGGTGCTCGCCTTCGTCAGGGCGCTCAAGGCCCGCAGCGCCGCGGCCGGGCTCCGGCTGACCTGGTACGACGCGATGACCGTCGGCGGACAGGTGGGCTGGCAGGGCCAACTGGACGAGCAGAACCAGGACTTCTTCCGCAGCGCCGACTCGATGTTCGTGGACTTCCGCTGGACGCGCCCGGGCCTGGCGTCCTCCGCCGAGCGGGCGCGCCGCCTCGGCCGCGGTCCGTACGAGCTGTGGGCGGGCGTCGACGTCGAGGCGCGCGGCTGGAACAGCCCGGTGGACTGGGACGCCATCGTCCCGCGCGACGGCGACCACGTCGTCTCCTACGGGTTCTACCGGCCCGAGTGGACCCGCAACCAGCTGCCCGCCGGGCGCACCCCGGGCCAGTTCCACGCGGCCGACGACCGGTTCTGGACCGGCGGCTCGCTCGACCCCGCGCAGCCCGACACCGACGGCTGGCGCGCCCCGGCGACCGTCGTCGCCGACCGCTCCACCGTGGACCGGCTGCCGTTCGCCTGCTCCTTCAACACCGGGCACGGGCTGCGCTGGTACGACGGGGGCCGGGTGACCTCCCCGGACGAGTGGAACCACCTCGGCCTCCAGGACCGGCTGCCCGGCCGCCGCTGGGTGGTGCGCACCGAGGGCCGCCGGCCCGCCGTGACCCTGGACTTCGCGGACGCCTGGCGCGGCGGCTCCAGCCTGCTGGTCGACGGCGACTTCGACGCCCCGGCCACCGTCGGCCTCCACGCCACCCGGCTGCCGCTGACCAGGTCCACGGTCGTGGAGCTCACCCACCGCGCCGACGCGGGCACGGTGACCGTGGAACTCGCGGTCGCCCTGCGCGAGCCCGCCCGGCCCGGCGACCCCGTCCCGTACACCTACCTGCCCGCGGGCACCCTGCGGGCGGGCGGCGCTGGGTGGACCACCGCGACCCTGCGCACCCACCAGCTGTCCGGCACCGTCCACGCCCTCGGCGTGCGCCTCACCGCGCAGGGGCGCGCCAGCTGGCGGCTCGGCGCGCTCGCGGTGCGCGACGGCGCCCGACCGGTCCCGTCCGCGCCCACCGCCCCGCGCGTCACCGCCGCCGCGACCGGGCCGGGGGGCACCGCGCTGCGCCTGGCCTGGCGGCGGGCGCACGGCCCGGTGCGCCACTACGAGCTGCACCGGGTGCTGCCCGACCAAAGCCGCCGCTTCCTCGGGGGAACGTGCGGGAATGCCTTCTTCGTTCCCGCGGTGAAGCCGGAAGGAGCGGAACCGGCGGCCCGGTTGGAGATCCGGGCCGTGGACGAGATCTACACGGCCTCCCGCCCGGCCACCGTCCTCCACCCCTGGTAG
- a CDS encoding alpha-mannosidase — MHDDRSLVEARLRRVLDERIRPAVYPESVPLEVAVWHAPGEPVPVAEGLAGVPEPIAVGDAWGAPWGTSWFRVTGTVPAEWAGRTVEALLDLGFDENMPGFQCEGLVYRPDGTPVKGLNPRNQWVRIGAPVAGGEEVRLHIEAASNPVILDYHPFVPTTLGDKDTAGGEPQYRLARMDLAVFDETVWQLVLDLEVLGELMQELPVEGARRWDVLRAVGRALDAVDLQDVGGSAAAARAELAGVLAVPAGPTAHRISAVGHAHIDSAWLWPLRETVRKVARTTSNMTALLEDEPDFVFTMSQAQQFAWIKEHRPEVYARVKKAVSDGRFVPAGGMWVESDTNMPGSEAMARQFVHGKRFFLDEFGIENDEAWLPDTFGFAAGLPQIIKAAGAKWLLTQKISWSQTNKFPHHTFQWEGIDGTRIFTHFPPVDTYNCSMKGSEIAHAARNFKDKGVARHSLAPTGWGDGGGGTTREMVAKAARLRDLDGSATVAWESPAEFFTKAQAEYPNPPVWVGELYLELHRATLTSQAKTKQGNRRSEHLLREAELWAATAAVRAGFPYPYEQLDRVWKTVLLHQFHDILPGSSIAWVHREAERTYTEVARELTAIVEAAQRALAGPGEGTLVFNSAPHARDGVAAGGACVPARRGASRAAPREGGGFVLDNGLLRVEIDARGLVVSAYDLAAGRESVAPGRAANLLQIHPDFPNMWDAWDVDAFYRNTVTDLTEVDELVAVEDGGAAAVRIARSFGASKVVQVLSLPPDAKRLDIDTEVDWHETEKFLKAAFPLDVHAERYASETQFGHFHRPTHTNTSWEAAKFEACNHRFVHLEEPGWGVALVNDSTYGHDVTRTVRGAAEGAGTTTTVRVSLLRAPRFPDPQTDQGVHRFRHALAPGAAIGDAVREGYRVNLPERRVPGAGEVAPLVSVDNDAVVVSAVKLADDAGGDVVVRLYESRGGRARARVVPGFGASGVLATDLLERELLGEEAPGVELVDGAVELTLRPFQLVTLRLSRSGARG, encoded by the coding sequence ATGCATGACGACCGCAGCCTGGTCGAAGCCCGCCTTCGGCGCGTCCTCGACGAGCGCATCCGACCCGCCGTGTACCCCGAATCCGTCCCGCTGGAAGTGGCGGTCTGGCATGCGCCGGGCGAGCCCGTCCCGGTCGCCGAGGGGCTGGCGGGCGTCCCCGAGCCGATCGCGGTCGGGGACGCCTGGGGCGCGCCGTGGGGCACCAGCTGGTTCCGGGTGACGGGGACCGTGCCGGCCGAGTGGGCCGGGAGGACCGTGGAGGCGCTCCTGGACCTCGGCTTCGACGAGAACATGCCGGGCTTCCAGTGCGAGGGCCTGGTCTACCGGCCCGACGGCACCCCGGTGAAGGGCCTCAACCCGCGCAACCAGTGGGTGCGGATCGGCGCGCCCGTGGCGGGCGGCGAGGAGGTCCGGCTGCACATCGAGGCCGCCTCCAACCCGGTCATCCTCGACTACCACCCCTTCGTGCCCACCACTCTCGGCGACAAGGACACCGCCGGGGGCGAGCCGCAGTACCGGCTGGCCCGGATGGACCTGGCCGTCTTCGACGAGACGGTGTGGCAGCTCGTGCTCGACCTGGAGGTGCTGGGCGAGCTGATGCAGGAGCTGCCGGTGGAGGGCGCGCGGCGCTGGGACGTCCTGCGGGCCGTCGGCCGGGCGCTGGACGCGGTGGACCTCCAGGACGTGGGCGGCAGCGCGGCGGCGGCCCGCGCCGAGCTGGCCGGGGTGCTGGCCGTGCCCGCCGGGCCGACCGCCCACCGGATCAGCGCGGTGGGGCACGCACACATCGACTCGGCGTGGCTGTGGCCGCTGCGCGAGACCGTGCGCAAGGTGGCGCGTACGACGTCGAACATGACGGCGCTCCTGGAGGACGAGCCGGACTTCGTGTTCACCATGTCGCAGGCGCAGCAGTTCGCCTGGATCAAGGAGCACCGCCCCGAGGTCTACGCGCGCGTGAAGAAGGCCGTGTCCGACGGGCGGTTCGTGCCGGCGGGCGGCATGTGGGTGGAGTCGGACACCAACATGCCGGGCTCGGAGGCGATGGCCCGTCAGTTCGTGCACGGCAAGCGGTTCTTCCTGGACGAGTTCGGCATCGAGAACGACGAGGCGTGGCTGCCGGACACCTTCGGCTTCGCCGCCGGTCTGCCGCAGATCATCAAGGCGGCGGGGGCCAAGTGGCTGCTCACCCAGAAGATCTCCTGGAGCCAGACCAACAAGTTCCCGCACCACACCTTCCAGTGGGAGGGCATCGACGGGACCCGGATCTTCACCCACTTCCCGCCCGTCGACACCTACAACTGCTCGATGAAGGGCAGCGAGATCGCCCACGCCGCGCGGAACTTCAAGGACAAGGGCGTGGCCCGGCACTCGCTGGCCCCGACCGGCTGGGGCGACGGGGGCGGCGGCACCACCCGGGAGATGGTCGCCAAGGCGGCCCGGCTGCGCGACCTGGACGGCTCGGCCACGGTGGCCTGGGAGAGCCCGGCCGAGTTCTTCACCAAGGCGCAGGCGGAGTACCCGAACCCGCCGGTGTGGGTGGGCGAGCTCTATCTGGAGCTGCACCGCGCGACCCTCACCAGCCAGGCGAAGACCAAGCAGGGCAACCGGCGCAGCGAGCACCTGCTGCGCGAGGCCGAACTGTGGGCGGCGACAGCGGCCGTACGGGCCGGATTCCCCTATCCGTACGAGCAGTTGGACCGCGTCTGGAAGACGGTGCTGCTGCACCAGTTCCACGACATCCTGCCCGGTTCGTCCATCGCCTGGGTGCACCGGGAGGCGGAGCGGACCTACACCGAGGTGGCCCGGGAGCTGACCGCGATCGTCGAGGCCGCCCAGCGTGCGCTGGCCGGGCCGGGCGAGGGCACCCTCGTCTTCAACTCCGCGCCCCACGCGCGCGACGGCGTCGCCGCGGGCGGGGCCTGTGTGCCCGCGCGCCGGGGCGCGAGCCGGGCCGCGCCGCGCGAGGGCGGCGGCTTCGTCCTGGACAACGGGCTGCTGAGGGTGGAGATCGACGCGCGCGGCCTGGTGGTTTCCGCGTACGACCTGGCGGCCGGGCGCGAGAGCGTCGCCCCCGGCCGGGCCGCCAACCTGCTCCAGATCCACCCCGACTTCCCGAACATGTGGGACGCCTGGGACGTGGACGCGTTCTACCGCAACACGGTGACCGATCTGACGGAGGTCGACGAGCTGGTGGCGGTGGAGGACGGCGGCGCCGCGGCCGTGCGGATCGCCCGGAGCTTCGGCGCGTCCAAGGTCGTCCAGGTCCTGAGCCTCCCGCCGGACGCCAAGCGGCTCGACATCGACACCGAGGTGGACTGGCACGAGACGGAGAAGTTCCTCAAGGCCGCGTTCCCGCTGGACGTGCACGCCGAGCGGTACGCCTCGGAGACCCAGTTCGGCCACTTCCACCGCCCCACCCACACCAACACCAGCTGGGAGGCGGCCAAGTTCGAGGCGTGCAACCACCGGTTCGTGCACCTGGAGGAGCCGGGCTGGGGCGTCGCCCTGGTCAACGACTCGACGTATGGACACGATGTGACGCGTACGGTGCGCGGGGCGGCCGAGGGCGCCGGGACGACGACCACGGTCCGGGTCTCGCTGCTGCGCGCCCCGCGCTTCCCCGACCCGCAGACCGACCAGGGCGTCCACCGCTTCCGGCACGCCCTGGCGCCCGGCGCCGCCATCGGCGACGCGGTCCGCGAGGGCTACCGCGTCAATCTGCCGGAGCGGCGGGTGCCGGGCGCGGGCGAGGTGGCGCCGCTGGTGTCGGTCGACAACGACGCGGTGGTGGTCAGCGCGGTGAAGCTGGCCGACGACGCCGGGGGCGACGTGGTGGTCCGGCTGTACGAGTCGCGCGGCGGCCGGGCGCGGGCCCGGGTGGTGCCGGGCTTCGGGGCGAGCGGGGTGCTGGCCACCGACCTGCTGGAGCGTGAGCTGCTCGGTGAGGAGGCCCCCGGGGTCGAACTGGTCGACGGCGCGGTCGAGTTGACCCTGCGGCCGTTCCAGCTGGTCACTCTGCGGCTGTCGCGGAGCGGTGCGCGAGGCTGA
- a CDS encoding NADP-dependent oxidoreductase encodes MPKAYAYTRHGGPGTEAFIEVDRPVPGPGELLVEVRAAGVNPVDWKLRNGLRRPGAAEAEFPAVFGSEIAGVVAEPGPGVTGFAAGEAVFGNPVGGGYAQYALLPVSLAARKPDALAFTDAATLPVAAATAHDAVRQLALPAGATLLINGVGGGVGVAAAQIARSLGVRVVGTASAAKKEFVEELGAVHVPSGEEGLAERVRAAAPAGVDAALDLVGGPALEAVAALVDPARLVTAADPAAAARLGASPVRRARTVEVLDAVARLVVDGTLRPYVTATYPLERAAEALRAVEAGHVRGKVVIEVAT; translated from the coding sequence ATGCCCAAGGCGTACGCGTACACCCGGCACGGCGGGCCCGGGACCGAGGCGTTCATCGAGGTGGACCGGCCCGTGCCGGGCCCCGGTGAGCTGCTGGTCGAGGTCCGGGCCGCCGGTGTCAACCCGGTCGACTGGAAGCTGCGCAATGGTCTTCGCAGGCCGGGGGCGGCCGAGGCGGAGTTCCCGGCCGTCTTCGGCAGCGAGATCGCCGGCGTCGTGGCGGAGCCGGGCCCCGGTGTCACGGGGTTCGCCGCCGGGGAGGCGGTCTTCGGCAATCCGGTGGGTGGCGGTTACGCGCAGTACGCACTGCTGCCGGTGTCCCTGGCCGCCCGCAAGCCGGACGCGCTGGCGTTCACGGACGCGGCGACCCTGCCGGTCGCGGCGGCGACCGCCCATGACGCGGTGCGCCAGCTGGCGCTGCCCGCCGGAGCGACCCTGCTGATCAACGGTGTGGGCGGCGGGGTCGGTGTGGCCGCCGCCCAGATCGCGCGCTCGCTCGGGGTGCGGGTGGTGGGCACCGCGAGCGCGGCCAAGAAGGAGTTCGTGGAGGAGCTGGGCGCGGTCCACGTGCCCTCCGGCGAGGAGGGACTGGCCGAGCGCGTACGGGCCGCGGCGCCCGCGGGTGTCGACGCGGCCCTGGACCTCGTGGGCGGCCCGGCGCTGGAGGCCGTGGCCGCGCTCGTGGATCCCGCGCGCCTGGTCACGGCGGCCGACCCGGCCGCGGCGGCCCGGCTCGGCGCGTCCCCGGTCCGGCGGGCCCGCACCGTCGAGGTGCTGGACGCGGTGGCCCGCCTGGTGGTGGACGGGACGCTGCGCCCGTACGTCACCGCCACGTATCCGCTGGAGCGGGCGGCCGAGGCGCTGCGCGCGGTCGAGGCCGGGCATGTGCGCGGCAAGGTCGTCATCGAGGTGGCGACATGA
- a CDS encoding SH3 domain-containing protein — MRTGRIRRATAAALLSCGLAVGGFAATAAAAPAHDDGHGNRWDHSDHWDHHGRDGVWGTVTSRIELNVRDNPSLNAGVVVSLSPGSQDRIECRTWGSDVNGTSWWYWLSGARGWASAAYLQADGDVSPC, encoded by the coding sequence ATGCGCACCGGACGGATACGTCGAGCGACCGCCGCGGCCCTGCTGTCGTGCGGTCTCGCCGTGGGCGGCTTCGCCGCCACCGCGGCGGCGGCCCCGGCACACGACGACGGCCACGGCAACCGCTGGGACCACTCGGACCACTGGGACCACCACGGCCGCGACGGCGTGTGGGGCACGGTGACCTCCCGGATCGAGCTGAACGTCCGGGACAACCCGAGCCTGAACGCGGGCGTGGTCGTCAGTCTGAGCCCGGGGAGCCAGGACCGGATCGAGTGCAGGACGTGGGGTTCCGACGTCAACGGGACCTCTTGGTGGTACTGGCTGAGCGGCGCCCGCGGCTGGGCCAGCGCCGCCTACCTGCAGGCGGACGGAGACGTCTCCCCGTGCTGA